In the Meiothermus sp. Pnk-1 genome, GGCGCAGTGGGGCCGTCACCCGGCCCATCGGGCGGCGGCGCAAAGAAGCGTCTCCGGTGAGCACCGCGAACATCTCCTGCCCCGCGAGCAACCCGCTCAAAAGCCGGATCAGCGTCCCGGCGTTGCCGCAGTCCAGGACGTCGCCGGGCTCTTTGAGCCCGAGGCCCACCCCCTGGATGTGAAAATGCGGACCCTCCTCGCGGATCTCAGCTCCCAGGGCTTGCATCACCCGGGCCGTGGAGAGGGTATCCCCGGCTTTGAGGGGGTGGTAGAGCCAGCTTTGGCCCTGGGCCAGCGCGCCAAGCATCAGGCCGCGGTGGGTCACCGATTTGTCGCCGGGAACCCGGAGGGTGCCGCGGAGGGAGCGGGTGGGTAAGAGGTGCCGATCCATCCCTTGGGATTATAGCCGGATCGCCCAGCGACCCGTATCCGCTAGCTCAGGAGAACAAGAGGGTATTAACACGCTTTCCCCGTATAGTAGGAAGGGAATGAACCCAGCCATCAACCACGCCGAACCCCGCTACAGGGAAAAACTTGATATGGCCGCCGAGGCGCTGAAAAAGTTCAGCGGACCCATCTACGTGGTGACCCACGTAGACCCCGATGGAGACGCGGTGGGCTCGAGCCTGGGGTTGGCTTTGGCGCTCGAGGCGATGGGCAAGGAGGTCTTTTGGATCTGCCAGCCCCCCCGCTACCTACAGTTTTTAGCCGAGGATTACCGCAATTCGCCGCCCATTTCCCGGGTTCCTGAAGGGGCTTTGTTGGTGGTACTGGATGCTGCCGAGCCGAGTCGGGTGGAAGGGGCCCCCGTCGAAGGTTACGTGATCAACATCGACCACCACGGCACCAACCCCCGCTTCGGCGATATCTCGGTGGTGGACCCTTCTAAAGCTGCGACGGCCCAGATCGTCAAAGATCTGATTGACGCCATGGGCGTGGCCTGGACCCCCGCCATCGCCACCCCGGTGCTCACCGGGATGATCACCGACACCGGAAACTTCGCCTTCGCCAACACCACCCCCGAGCTTTTGCGCACCGCCGCCGACCTGATCGCCCAGGGGGTGGCCTACGCTGAGCTCACCGACCGGCTCAAATGGCGGCCACCGGGGTACTTCCAGCTGATGGGCAAAGTGCTCTCCACGGTGGAGTTTCACTTCGGCGGGTTATTGGTCACCGCCCATCTGCCCCCTGGCCTGAACGGCGAAACCGGCGGCGAGGAAGACTCCGACGACTTCGTGGGCACCATCCGCTACGCCGAGGGCAGCCTGGTGGCGGTTTTCCTGCGCGAGCGCGGCCCCGATACCAAGCTCTCCATCCGCAGCCGGGGCAGGGTCTCGGCGCAGAACATCGCGGTCAAGCTGGGCGGGGGTGGCCACGTTCCAGCGGCCGGGGCCACCTTGCGGGGGATGGGTCTGTCCGATGCCTACGGGAGGCTACTCCCGGTGGTCGAGGAAGAACTCAAGCGCGCGGGCTATCTTTGACCCCGCGGCGCCGAAGAGCCGCCCTTTTTCATGGCTCGATGATCTCTTCGGGCTTGAAGAAGATCCCGATCTCGCGCGCGGCGCTCTCCGGGCTGTCCGAGCCGTGGATGACGTTCTCGTCCACGGTGGTGGCGTAGTCGGCGCGGATGGTGCCGGGGGCGGCTTCCCAGGGGCGGGTCGCGCCCATCAGGCGGCGCATCTCGCTCACCGCCTGGGGGCCTTCCACCACCATCGCCACCACCGGCCCGCTGGTGATAAACCGAACCAGGCCCTCGAAGAAGGGTTTGCCTTTATGCTCGCCGTAGTGGATTTCGGCGACCTCCCGAGGGATCAGCATCTTTTTCATGGCGACGATCTTGAAGCCTTTGCGCTCGATCCGGCTGATGATCTCGCCGGTAAGACCCCGGCGTACGCCGTCGGGCTTGACCATGATGTAGGTGCGTTCCATACCGCAGGCTAGTCTAAGCGCCACCTGGGGAGGGATTCAAGCCAAGTGCGCGGAGGTCACGTTTCCGCGAACCGGTATAGCTGCCCGGCCAGCGTCGCCACGAAAAGCTGGCCCCGGTAGGGCAGGGGCGGGGCCTGGATCGGCCCTAGGCCGCTGGCCTCAAAGGCGACCTGGCCTGTGGCGGCTTCGATGGCCATCACCCGGCCCTCTTCGGTCGCGCAGTAAACATGCCCTTGGGCCAGGGAAAGCCCGGCGGTGGCCTTGCCGACCTCGAGGCTCCACACCTCGTCCCCGGTTTTCAGGTCCAGCGCGTACAGTACTCCCCCCCAACCCGCCACGTAAGCCCGCTCGGTATCCATGGCCGGCGAGCCCCACACCTCCCCTTCGGTGTCGTAGCTCCACAGCACTTCCCGCCCCAGCGGGTCGAAGGCGTGGATTTCCCCGGCCCAGGTCGGAATCAGCAGCACCCCGCCCTGGGCGGGCATCGCGGCGTGAACCGGACCGGTCTCGACCTTGTAGCGCAGGTGGCCGCTCCGCGGGTCCAGGGCGTACAGCCAGCCGTCCTCGCTGGCGGCGAACAAGAGGCCGCGGTAGAGGGTGGGGGGGGCCGAGAGATGCCCCTCGGCCTGCATGGCCCAGCGCAGGTTGCCGTTCTCGTCGAGGGCATACAAGAAGCCATCCCGCCCGGCCAGGTAGACCCAAGGGCCCAGCACCAGCGGGGCCGCGGTGATCTCGGCCCGGCTTTGGTAGCTCCAGAGGGGCCGTCCGGTGAGCGAGAAAACCCCGAGCTTCCCATCCCAAGCGGCGGCGTACAGCTTACCCCCGCCTAGGGTAGGGGGGGCGGTCACCTCGTCGCCCAGGGGCAGGCGGTGGAGGCGTTCTTCGAACAGGTTGAGCTGGGCCACCCCCCGCCCCGCCCCCACCCACAACCGCCCTTCCCAGGCCACCATCTCCGAGGGCCAGGCCACCTCCCCGCCCAGGTCGAAGCGCCCGGCGACTTCCAGGCTTTGCGGCTGGGCCGGTCCGCTGGGGTAGACCCCGCTGCGGGCAGCGCCGGCCCGGGGGGTGGCGGAGAGGCCCTCGCGGTAGCCGCGCAGGCTCTCGGCTAGCCCCCCTCGAGCCTGGGCCGCCCGGGCGGGACGGGCCTGGGCGTTCTTGGCGAGCAGGTGGAGCACCATCCGCGAGGCCCCGGCGGGGATCGCCGGGTTGAGGGTTTCCGGCGGCTTGGGCGCTTCGTAGACGTGTTGGTAGAGCACCGACTGATCGTTCTCCCCCTCGAAGGGCGGTTTGCCGGTGAGGGTGCGGTAGAGCACCGCGCCGAAGCTATACAGATCGGCCTGGGGGCCTAGCGGCAGGCCCTTGGCCTGCTCGGGGGCCATGTACTGCGGGGTGCCCAGGGTGTAGCCGGTGCGGGTGAGGTGGCGGCTTTCCTGGAGCAGATAGGCCAGGCCGAAGTCCATCACCTTGGGGTGGCCCTCGGCGGTGAGCAGGATGTTGCGTGGGGTGAGGTCGCGGTGGAGAACCCCCCGGCGATGGAGGTGCTCGAGGGCATCCAGCACCTCCAGGGCTGCCTCCAGCAGCCGCAGGCCCTCCGGGCCGTCCTCGAAGGGGCCCAGCCGGTCGAAGCTGCCCCCCTCGACGAGTTCCATCACGAAGTAGGTCTTGCCCTCCTCTTCGCCCAGGTCGTAGACCTGCACCACCCCCCGGTGGGAGAGCCGCGAGAGGGCCTTGGCCTCCTGGAAGAAGCGGGCCCGCTCGTTGGGGTGGACGTAGGCGTGAAGGATTTTCACCGCCACCGCCCGCCCCACCCGCTCGTCGTAGGCCCGCCACACCTCGGCCATGCCCCCTTGGCCAAGCGGCGCCTCCAGACGATAACGGCCGGCCAGCTTCACAAGCCCATTCTATGCGGGTAGGGATTAAGGCCAGGTTTAGCTTTCTCTTCTGTAGCCTTGCGGGTCCGTGGCCTTAAACTGAGCGGCGAAAGTGCGTGCTAAGAAGCACCACCGGAGGAAACGTATGAAGCGAAGCGCTGGGTTGATCCTTTCCCTGATCGCTCTGCTGGCCGCCTGTACGAACACCCCGCAGAACAGCCAGCCCATGAACAAGGATGAGGCCAAGGCCACTTCTGAGCTGGCCCTCAGCGACCTGGCCTTGAGCGGGGCCTTGGTGGGAGGGCCGACCGGCCTCATGGCCCAGCAGGCCCAGGCTCTAGGGATCCCGCCGGTGGCGGGGGCGGCGCTCGAGGCCAGCGGCATGAACTTGGCCCAAGCGATAAGTGCGGGGTGCAGGATTGATGTGGGGGGGTGGACAGACCAAGACCTGGACCTCATCCCTGCCGACTTTTCCATCACGGTCAAGGATTGCTCCTACACCGATACCGGCAACGGGTTCAGCTATAGCTTCCAGGGGGGGCTGCGGCTCCAGGACACCAATGATACCCTCAAGGACAGCGGGTTCAAGCTGAGCTTCGAGAACTTCAAGGAAACCATCACCCTCGGCAGCAAATCCCGCGAGCGCACCCTCAACGGCGCCTACACCCTCGGCGCGCAAAACAAAGCGCTCTACCGGGTGGACAAGGGCTACTCGGCCAGCCAGAAGCTCAGCGACGGCAGCAGCACCGACACCCAAAGCGCCGAATATGCGGTGAGCGAGACCTACGCCCCTAACAGCCAGGCTAACCCCAAGGCGGGCGGCACCTTCACCATCGATAAATCCAAGCCCGGCACCCTGACCCTGGCCCACAACAGCACCACCTACCGCTGGAACTGGTACACCGACCCGCCCCTGGTCTACGACGCCTCCTGCAAGGCCAAGACCCCCGAAGGTGTCAAGGTTCCCTTCACCTCTGGCGGGGCCGTCTACACCTATACCAACCCCAACGGAAAAGTCTCGATGCTCAAGGTCGAGTTCACCGGCTGCGGCAGCTACAAAGTGACCTTCGAGGGCGAGGTGGTCGTTCAGGTACCCTGACCCTGGGCCTCGAGCGAGGCCCTACCGGCTCGAAAGCGGGGGCCGAAACCTACGCAACCTGAGCGCGTTGGAGAGCACAAACACCGAGGAGAGGCCCATCGCTGCCCCGGCCAGCACCGGCGAGAGCAGCCAGCCCGTGAGGGGATAGAGCACGCCTGCGGCTACCGGGATTAGCACGGCGTTGTAGGCGAAGGCCCAGAAGAGGTTGAGCCGGATGTTCTTGAGGGTGGCCCGCGAGAGCGCGATGGCGTTGGGCACCCCGCGCAGGTCGCCCGACATCAAGATCACGTCGGCGGTCTCGAGGGCCACGTCGGTGCCGGTGCCGATGGCCAGCCCCACGTCGGCCTGGGCCAGCGCGGGCGCGTCGTTGATACCGTCGCCCACGAAGGCCACCTGGTGGCCCTCGTCCTGAAGTCGCTTCACCGCGTCGGCCTTGCCCTCGGGCAGGACTTCGGCCAGCACCTCGTCTATTCCTAGCTGCTTAGCGATGGCCTCTGCGGTGCGCCGGTGGTCGCCGGTGATCATCGCCACCTTGAAGCCCTGGCGGTGCAGGAGGGCGATGGCCTCGAGGGTTCCCTCCTTGATGGGGTCGGCCACGGCCAGCAGGGCCGCCAGCTTCCCATTGACCGCGGCGTAGAGGGGCGTCTTGCCCTCATCGGCCAGCCGGGCCGCCTCGGCGCCGAAGGCCGATACGTCCAGCCCCAGCCGCGCCATGTAGCGATCCGCACCTACGTCTACCCGGTAGACTCCGACCTGGCCGCTCACCCCGAAGCCGGGGAGGGCCTCAAAGTCTACGGGCTCGCTCAGCTCTAAGCCCCGCCCCTGCGCGGCCTTGACGATGGCCTGGGCCACCGGGTGCTCGGATTTTTGCTCGAGGGAGGCGATGAGCCGTAGGGTTTCTTCCTCTAAGGTGTTTGGCGTTTGGCGTTCGGCGTTCGGCAGGATAAAGTCCGTCAGCTCGGGTTTGCCTTTGGTGAGGGTGCCGGTCTTGTCGAGGGCGATCACCTGGGCCTCCGCCAGGGCCTGCAGGGCCTCCCCCTTGCGGAAGAGCACCCCCATCTCGGCAGCCTTGCCGGTGCCCACCATGAGGCTCACCGGGGTGGCCAGGCCCATGGCGCAGGGGCAGGCGATGATCAGCACCGCCACCGTGTTGACCAGGGCAAAGGTGAGGGCGTTTTCCCCACCGAGAAACAGCCAGGTGAGGGCGGTGAGCAGGGCGATCCCTAGCACGATGGGCGTGAACACCGCCACCACCCGGTCGGCCAGGCCCTGGATGGGCGGCTTGGAGGCCTGGGCCGTCTCGACCAGCCGGATGATCTGCGCGAGCACAGTATCCGCGCCCACCGCGGTGGCCCGGAAGGTGAAGGCTCCGTTTTGGTTGACGGTTCCCCCAACGACCTTGGCCCCCTCGGACTTGAGCACGGGGACGGGCTCGCCGGTGATCATGCTCTCGTCCACGTAGCTTTGCCCCGAGACCACCACCCCGTCCACCGGCACCCGCTCCCCGGGCCTGACCGCGATGAGGTCGCCCGGCAGCACCTCGTCCACGGGGATTTCCCGCTCGAGCCCGCCCTCCACCACCCGTGCGCTTTTGGCCTGCAAGGAGAGCAGCCTGCGCATGGCCTCGGAGGTGCGGCCCTTGGCGATGGCCTCGAGGTACTTGCCCAGGAGGATCAACGTGATCACCACCCCCGCCGCCTCGAAGTAGACGTGCCGGGCCTCTGGGGGGAAGAGGCCGGGGAAGAGCACCACGCCCAGGCTGTAAAAGTAGGCCGCGCTGGTGCCGATCATCACCAGGCTGTTCATGTCGGGGGATCCCGAGCGCAAGGCGGCCCAGCCGTGGCGGTAGAAACGCCGGCCGGGGCCGAACTGGATGGGGGTGGCCAGGGCCAGCATCACCCAGTTCAGGGTGCTCATGACACCATGCCCGAAGGTGCGCATTAGCCAGGCTTCGACCGCCGGAAACAGCATGGGCAGCATGGCCACAAGGAGCAGCGGGAGGGCGAATGCCGCCGAGAGGAGCACCGAGCGGCGCAGGCTGGCCAGCTCCCGGGCACGGGCTTCGCGCTCAATGTCGGCGCGGTCTTGGCCCACCCCCAGCTCGAGCACGCCATACCCGGCCTCGCGGATGGCCCGCTTGAGCTGGGCGATGCTGGTCGAGGCCGGAAGGTACCTGACACTGGCCCGCTCGGTGGCCAGGTTGACGCTGGCCCCCAGTACCCCGTCCAGCTTCTTCAAAGCCCGCTCCACCCGCCCTACGCAGGCCGCGCAGGTCATGCCGGTGACGCCCAATTCGACCTCGGCCACCACCGGGGTGTAGCCCACCTCCTGGATCTTCTCCACCAGGGCTTGCGGAGTGGTCTTTTCAGGGTCGTAGGCGACACGGGCGCTCTCGGTTGCCAGGTTGACCGAGGCTCCCTCGACCCCTTCGAGCTTCCTGAGCCCGCGCTCGACCCGGTTCACGCAGGCCGCGCAGGTCATACCCTGGACGCCGATCTGCAGTTCCTTGGCCATTTGCTTTGTCCTTTGGTCGTACGCCGTACGATTTGCATCTTGCGTACGACGTATGACGTACTCGGCGTACGCCCTCATCAGCGGTACTTCAGCACCTCCATCAGCTCGGCCACGAGCTTATCGGCATCGCCGCGCTGGGCCGCGCTGGCCACGTGGCGCTCGAGGTGGCTCTTCAAGACCAGCTCGCCTACCTTGTCCAAAGCCCCCTGCACGGCCTTGATCTGCTTGAGCACGTCCACGCAGTAGGGCTCGCCCTCGAGCATCTTCAAGATGCCCTCCAGGTGCCCCTTGGCCGAGAGGAGCCGGTTGCGCGCCTCCTGTCGCACCTTGGGCTCGAGGTGCAGGGGGTGTTCGGCGATAGGGTTCACGTTCGCTCCCTTGGGCCTCGGCTCACTGCCGGACCGAGGCGCCGTAGCCCTCTTCCTGCACCGCGGCGATGAGCGCTTCCACGGGGGCATTACCCTCGACGATGGCCTTTCCCTCCTGGAGGAAGACCTCCACCCGCTCCACCCCCGGCACCCCCTTGAGGGCTTTCTCGACGCTCATCTTGCAGTGCCCGCAGCTCATGCCTTCGACCTTGAGTTCGATGCTCATCTTTCACCTCCACCCCCCCAGGGGAGGGGTACGGCTCCAGCTTAGACCTCCTGCCGAATGAAGTCAACCCCACCCGAGGGGGGGTGGGGTTAGGATGTGGGCCTGTGCCCCGATGCCGCGCCCTCAAAGGGATCGCAGCCACTCCCGATACTGCGCGATCTCCCTGGCCTGTACGTCGATCACGCCCTGGGCAAAGCGCCTGAGTTCCGCTTTGGCAGCCTTTTTCAGGGCCAGCTTGGACATGTCGAGGGCGTCTTGGTGGTGGGGGATCATGCCCTCTAAAAAATCCCGATCCACCGGCATCGCGTGCCCCGGCATGGCCTGCATCCCCATCATGGAAGCCTCCATCATGGGCTTCATGTCGTCACGCATCATCTGCATGTAGCCGGCGCTGGGGGCCGCGCCGTACCAGGCCTTGAGCCAGGCGGTGAGCTGGCCGATCTCCTTGCTCTGCACGGCGATGATCTCCTGGGCCGCCTTGCGGACGCGGGCGTCCTTTGACACCTTGAGCACGGCCTGGGCCATCTCCACTGCGCCTTTGTGGTGCTCGATCATCATCGACATGTAGGCGATGTCAAAGTCCTTGCCTGAGAGCTTCTCGAGCGCTCCCATACTTTTCATGGGCATGCCACCGTGCTGCGAGTGGTCGGTTTGGGCCAGGGCCAGGCCGAGCGCGAGTGTGAGTACCACGATCGTTCGCATCATCTCTATCACCTCCATGCCAGATGGTGGAGGGCTTGTGTTAAGCCCGTGTAAAGCGCCGCCACGACCCCGCCCCCAGCAGCAGGGCATTCACCGTCACGATCACCGTGGAGGCGCTCATCAGCAGGGCTGCCCACTCCGGCCGCAGCAGGATACCGTAGCCGTTGTAGAGCGCCCCCGCCGCGATGGGGATGGCCAGCACGTTATAGATGGCCGCCCAGAAGAGGTTCTGCTTGATTTTGCCGCGCACCTTGCGGGCCAGTTGAATGGCCTTGGCCACATCGGCGGGGTCGTTCCTTACCAGCACCACGTCGGCGGTCTCCACGGCCACGTCGGTCCCCGCCCCGATGGCGATGCCCACCTCGGCTTCGGCCAGGGCGGGGGCGTCGTTCACGCCGTCCCCGACCATCGCCACCTTACGCCCCTGGGCCTGGAGTTCGCTCACCTTAGCCGCCTTGTCCTCGGGTAAGACCTCGGCGATTACCGTGTCCATGCCCAGCTGGCGGGCCACGGCCTCGGCGGTGCGGCGGTTGTCGCCCGTGAGCATCACGGTCTGGATGCCCATGCGGTGCAATGCCTGCACCGCTTTGCGGGCGGACTCGCGCACCACGTCGGCCACCGCGACCACCCCTGCGGGCTGGCCGTCCACCGCTACGTACATGGCGGTCTTGCCCTCGGCGGCCAGCCGGGACACCCGTTCCTCCAGCCCGCCCACCTCCACGCCTTCCCGGTCCATGAGCCTCCGGTTGCCGATGAGCACCCTGCGCCCCTTAACCTGGGCCACCACACCGTGCCCGGGGACAGAATCGAAGGCGTCGGGGGGTTGCACGCCCACGCCACGCTCCTCGGCCGCCCGCACGATGGCGCGGGCCAGGGGGTGCTGCGAGGGCTGGTCGGCGGAGGCGGCGAGGGCCAGCAACTCTTCGGGGGTGAAGGGGGCGATGGGCTCGAGGTCGGTCAGCGCGGGCTTGCCCTCGGTGAGGGTGCCGGTCTTGTCGAAGACCACCGTGTCGAGGGCGGCGGTGGCCTCGAGCGCGCTCGCGTTCTTGAACAGCACGCCCTCCCGGGCCGCCAGCCCCACCCCCACGGTGATGGCCGTGGGGGTCGCCAGGGCCAGCGCGTCCGGACAGGCGATCACGATGGCCGATACTGCGGCGGTGAGGGCGAAGGTAAGCCCCTGCCCTCCCAGGAAGTACCAGAAGAGGAAAGTTAGCACGCCCGAGCCCAGCGCGACGAAGACCAGGTACTTCCCGGCCAGGTCGGCCAGACGCTGGGCTGGGGCCTTGGAGGTCTGGGCGTTCTGTACCATCTGCACGATGCGGGCTAGAGCGGTGTCGGCCCCTACTGCTGTGGCCTCAAAGGTGAAGGCCCCGGTTTGGTTGACGGTTCCCCCGATCACCTTGGAGCCTGGAGCCTTGACCACGGGGATGGGCTCGCCGGTGATCATGCTCTCGTCGACGTAGCTCTGGCCCGAGACCACCACCCCGTCCACCGGCACCCGCTCGCCGGGCCTGACCACAACCTCGTCGCCTACCGCTACCTGCTCGAGTGGGATCTCTATCTCTTGATCCCCTCGTCGGACCCGGGCCGTCGCGGGGGCCAGCTTCAGCAGGGCTTCCACCGCCCGGCCAGTGGCGAAGCGCGCGCGCATCTCGAGCCAGTGGCCCAGCAGGCTGAGGGTGGTGAGCATCGCCGCCGCCTCGTAGAACACGTCGCCCTCGAAGAGGAAGGTGGCCCCCAGCGAGTAGGTGTAGGAGACCAAGATGCCCGTGGCGATGAGGGTCATCATATTGGCCTCGCCGCGCAGCAAAGCTCGCCAGGCCGCACTGATGAAGGGCCAGCCGCCCCACCACACCACCGGCGTTGCCAGCAGGAAACCCCACAGCCCCATCGAAAGACCGAAGGGTGGCATGTCGGGGAAACCCAGCGCCCCGCCGATGGGCGAAAAGATCACGACGGGCAGGGTCAGCAGCAGCGACACCACGAAGCGCCGCAGCATGTCGTTCACCATCGCGGCCCCGTGCCCGGCGTGTGCGTCGTGGGCTTTGGCTGGAGCGGTACCGTGGGCATGAGGCCGCGTTACGGCCTGGTGGGCTGCGTGGTCGTGATGGGAATGGTGAGGCTTGTCATCCGTACCGACCCTGGGATGGCCGGGCTGGCAGGCCGAAGCCTCGCAGTCCTGGCAGGTGCAGCTATAGCCGTCTTGCTCGAGCCGTTCGCGCAAGGTCTCGGTGCTGGTTCGTCCGGGGTCGTAGCTTACGTGCGCTAGGGCGCGGGTGCGGTCGAGGTGGACGCTGCTGACGCCGGGCAGCCGGGCCAGATAGTCTTCCAGGCCAGCCTGTTCGGAGGCATCGTGGCAGTTTTTGAGGGTGAGCTCGAGCACCGATTCGTGCTGATCGCCGCGTTTTATCCTTTTTGACATGGCTAGACCTCACCGGGAGTTTTGCGGGGGTGTTCATAACCTCATCTCATACCCACCCCACCTGGGGTGGGGTATAGAACCAGGATAGTCCGGATTATGCAGGAGATCAACCCCCACCGACTTTCCTTGCTGGTGAGGGAGGCAAGGACGAGCCTTAGGGCTTCAGGGCCTCGGCAATCGCGACGAGCAATTCTTCCTTGTGCTCGTAAGAAGGCCGCAGAAACACCAGCGTGGCGTTGGTCCAGTCCTGTACGGCGGCAATTTCGGTTTCGTCGGGTAGCTTGAGGTGGGGGTAGGCTCCGTACTCCACGTACATGCCGAAGCGCTCGGCCACGGCCTCCAGAGCCAGCACGGTATCCTGGTCAAAGCGGATGACGAGAGGCAGCAAGAAGGCGGGCTTTCCGCAACTTCCGCCCAGGCCCACCATGGGAAAACCCGCGAGGCTCGGGGTCTGGTATTTGCGCTGGCAGCGCTCGAGAAAGGCCTCGCGGTCGCGCACGAGGTCTTTGCTGGCCTTGAGGCTGGCGACGTACTGGCCCAGCGAAGGTTCGGTGGCTTCCATGGTTGCTCCTCGAGAGACAATCCTACCCTCTGCCGGCTTCAGATCGGTACGCACCTTCGCTACTCTCCCAGGAAAATCCCGTGCCAGGCGTGGATCCAGACCTCGCCGGTGTAGGCGTTCACCGAGAGCATGCCCTCGATCTCCTTGCGGCCAAAGTCAAAGGTGTAGTAGCCACCGAAGGCCTGACCCTCCATGACCTTGGCTCCCGGCAAGTAGCCCTTGAGGAACTGCTCGGCCAGCTTCTGCGCGGCAGCCTTGTCGTAGTGTGCGGTGGTTGGAGGCTGGCTCTGCATCATGCCCATCATGCCGTAACCCATGCCCAAGCGGGTGTTCCACATCATGTTGGGGCCGGGCTCGAGGTAGATGTTGCCGGTATAGCGGTCGGCCAGGATCTCCACCAGACCGTTGCCCCTGACATCGACTACCTGGGCGTAGTAGTTCTCGCTGAAGCTCATGAAGTCTTTGAGCCTAGCCTCGGGGCTAAAGCGTTTGGCGAAGGCCTCGAGCCGGGCCCTGGCTTCGGCTGGGGGGATGGGCTGGGCCTGGGCAGGGTAAATGCCCATCATGCCCATTCCCATCCCCCCGCCCATCATCATTCCAGGGCCGTACCCATAGCCCGGATTGCCCCACATGCCCTGGGTGAGGGCTATCCCTACCGCGGCCAGACCTGTGATTCCCAACCACAACAGCCCGCGTTTCACGGCGTGCCTCCTCACTCGCTCAGGTCGCGCTTCATCCGCTCAAAGCTTTCCTTGTCGAGTTCCCCTCTGGCGTAGCGCTCCCGCAGAATCTCCAGCGCGCGGTCCCGCCCCTCACTCGGGGACGGGCGGGAGAGCGCCCGCACCAGCAAGTAGACCAGCAGCACTAATACGATCAGCTCGAGCAGCATCCCGAGCCAACCCCAGCCGCCCATCATTCCGTAACCGTAAGGCCACCCCATCATCTCGACCTCCAGCCATACCCTACGGCGGTATTGTTAAGCTGGCGTAAAACCTCACTTGAGGTAGCGATCGAAGAAGGCTACCGACTTGCGCATGGCTGTGGCGAAGCTCTGGCTCAGGTTGTGGTCGTTGCCGGGGTAGAGGTAGAGCTCATGGGTTTGCCCGGCTGCTTTGAGCTGAGCCGAGAGCCGCTGGGAAAAGCTCACCGGAACCACGTTGTCGGCTAGCCCGTGATGGAGCTGGATGGGCGAGACCCCCTGGCTTAGGTAGCTGTTGGCCGAGATGGCGTTCCAGAAAGCCGGGTTGTTCTCGGGGGTGCCGTACTGGCGGATGAACTCCTCGCGTCGGCGACGGGCTTGCGAGGGAATGGTACCCGGACGACTGGGCCGCCGCCAGCCGCCCAGAATGTCGCTGTAGGGAGCCACTACCCCCGCCCAGATCACCCCGGCCCGGATGCGCCGGTCGATCA is a window encoding:
- a CDS encoding bifunctional oligoribonuclease/PAP phosphatase NrnA, yielding MNPAINHAEPRYREKLDMAAEALKKFSGPIYVVTHVDPDGDAVGSSLGLALALEAMGKEVFWICQPPRYLQFLAEDYRNSPPISRVPEGALLVVLDAAEPSRVEGAPVEGYVINIDHHGTNPRFGDISVVDPSKAATAQIVKDLIDAMGVAWTPAIATPVLTGMITDTGNFAFANTTPELLRTAADLIAQGVAYAELTDRLKWRPPGYFQLMGKVLSTVEFHFGGLLVTAHLPPGLNGETGGEEDSDDFVGTIRYAEGSLVAVFLRERGPDTKLSIRSRGRVSAQNIAVKLGGGGHVPAAGATLRGMGLSDAYGRLLPVVEEELKRAGYL
- the ndk gene encoding nucleoside-diphosphate kinase → MERTYIMVKPDGVRRGLTGEIISRIERKGFKIVAMKKMLIPREVAEIHYGEHKGKPFFEGLVRFITSGPVVAMVVEGPQAVSEMRRLMGATRPWEAAPGTIRADYATTVDENVIHGSDSPESAAREIGIFFKPEEIIEP
- a CDS encoding serine/threonine-protein kinase, producing MKLAGRYRLEAPLGQGGMAEVWRAYDERVGRAVAVKILHAYVHPNERARFFQEAKALSRLSHRGVVQVYDLGEEEGKTYFVMELVEGGSFDRLGPFEDGPEGLRLLEAALEVLDALEHLHRRGVLHRDLTPRNILLTAEGHPKVMDFGLAYLLQESRHLTRTGYTLGTPQYMAPEQAKGLPLGPQADLYSFGAVLYRTLTGKPPFEGENDQSVLYQHVYEAPKPPETLNPAIPAGASRMVLHLLAKNAQARPARAAQARGGLAESLRGYREGLSATPRAGAARSGVYPSGPAQPQSLEVAGRFDLGGEVAWPSEMVAWEGRLWVGAGRGVAQLNLFEERLHRLPLGDEVTAPPTLGGGKLYAAAWDGKLGVFSLTGRPLWSYQSRAEITAAPLVLGPWVYLAGRDGFLYALDENGNLRWAMQAEGHLSAPPTLYRGLLFAASEDGWLYALDPRSGHLRYKVETGPVHAAMPAQGGVLLIPTWAGEIHAFDPLGREVLWSYDTEGEVWGSPAMDTERAYVAGWGGVLYALDLKTGDEVWSLEVGKATAGLSLAQGHVYCATEEGRVMAIEAATGQVAFEASGLGPIQAPPLPYRGQLFVATLAGQLYRFAET
- a CDS encoding heavy metal translocating P-type ATPase, which encodes MAKELQIGVQGMTCAACVNRVERGLRKLEGVEGASVNLATESARVAYDPEKTTPQALVEKIQEVGYTPVVAEVELGVTGMTCAACVGRVERALKKLDGVLGASVNLATERASVRYLPASTSIAQLKRAIREAGYGVLELGVGQDRADIEREARARELASLRRSVLLSAAFALPLLLVAMLPMLFPAVEAWLMRTFGHGVMSTLNWVMLALATPIQFGPGRRFYRHGWAALRSGSPDMNSLVMIGTSAAYFYSLGVVLFPGLFPPEARHVYFEAAGVVITLILLGKYLEAIAKGRTSEAMRRLLSLQAKSARVVEGGLEREIPVDEVLPGDLIAVRPGERVPVDGVVVSGQSYVDESMITGEPVPVLKSEGAKVVGGTVNQNGAFTFRATAVGADTVLAQIIRLVETAQASKPPIQGLADRVVAVFTPIVLGIALLTALTWLFLGGENALTFALVNTVAVLIIACPCAMGLATPVSLMVGTGKAAEMGVLFRKGEALQALAEAQVIALDKTGTLTKGKPELTDFILPNAERQTPNTLEEETLRLIASLEQKSEHPVAQAIVKAAQGRGLELSEPVDFEALPGFGVSGQVGVYRVDVGADRYMARLGLDVSAFGAEAARLADEGKTPLYAAVNGKLAALLAVADPIKEGTLEAIALLHRQGFKVAMITGDHRRTAEAIAKQLGIDEVLAEVLPEGKADAVKRLQDEGHQVAFVGDGINDAPALAQADVGLAIGTGTDVALETADVILMSGDLRGVPNAIALSRATLKNIRLNLFWAFAYNAVLIPVAAGVLYPLTGWLLSPVLAGAAMGLSSVFVLSNALRLRRFRPPLSSR
- a CDS encoding metal-sensitive transcriptional regulator → MNPIAEHPLHLEPKVRQEARNRLLSAKGHLEGILKMLEGEPYCVDVLKQIKAVQGALDKVGELVLKSHLERHVASAAQRGDADKLVAELMEVLKYR
- a CDS encoding heavy-metal-associated domain-containing protein; translation: MSIELKVEGMSCGHCKMSVEKALKGVPGVERVEVFLQEGKAIVEGNAPVEALIAAVQEEGYGASVRQ
- a CDS encoding DUF305 domain-containing protein translates to MMRTIVVLTLALGLALAQTDHSQHGGMPMKSMGALEKLSGKDFDIAYMSMMIEHHKGAVEMAQAVLKVSKDARVRKAAQEIIAVQSKEIGQLTAWLKAWYGAAPSAGYMQMMRDDMKPMMEASMMGMQAMPGHAMPVDRDFLEGMIPHHQDALDMSKLALKKAAKAELRRFAQGVIDVQAREIAQYREWLRSL